The following are encoded in a window of Nocardioides houyundeii genomic DNA:
- a CDS encoding methionine synthase codes for MSTATGIGSMPGPGTDDPARTYAETVRTVLGVLGELPYVPELPGRGAAATMTGRALAVVEGLGADLQPAGWRLTDAAGVDLRRARSLLAQDLDTVEELAQGYVGDFKTQLTGPWTLAATVEKHRGDKVLSDHGARRDLGQALAEGVRGHVADLRRRLPGVARLIVQVDEPALTAVLEASVPTASGLGRHRKVDLPEASATLTELLSAIAGAGAEPWVHSCAARTPLDLLRGAGARGLSVDLDQLDAADHDQLGQALEAGLGVALGVVPTAEPAQPVSEKASVERVLRWLDMLGFGLDEVSTQLVITPSCGLAGASPAWARRALELAGATARELSH; via the coding sequence GTGAGCACCGCCACCGGCATCGGCTCCATGCCCGGCCCGGGCACCGACGACCCGGCACGGACGTACGCCGAGACGGTGCGCACGGTGCTCGGCGTGCTGGGGGAGCTGCCGTACGTTCCGGAGCTCCCCGGACGCGGAGCGGCGGCGACCATGACCGGTCGCGCGCTGGCCGTGGTCGAGGGACTCGGCGCCGACCTGCAGCCCGCCGGCTGGCGGCTCACCGACGCGGCGGGGGTGGACCTGCGCCGCGCCCGCTCCCTGCTGGCCCAGGACCTGGACACGGTCGAGGAGCTGGCCCAGGGCTACGTCGGCGACTTCAAGACCCAGCTGACCGGACCCTGGACCCTGGCGGCCACCGTGGAGAAGCACCGCGGCGACAAGGTGCTCTCCGACCACGGTGCCCGCCGTGACCTGGGGCAGGCGCTGGCCGAAGGGGTACGCGGGCACGTCGCGGACCTGCGACGTCGGCTCCCCGGTGTGGCGCGGCTCATCGTGCAGGTCGACGAGCCGGCGCTCACCGCCGTCCTGGAGGCCTCCGTGCCCACGGCCAGCGGCTTGGGCCGGCACCGCAAGGTCGACCTGCCCGAGGCGTCGGCGACGCTGACGGAGCTGCTCTCCGCCATCGCCGGGGCCGGAGCCGAGCCCTGGGTGCACAGCTGCGCGGCCCGGACGCCGCTGGACCTGCTGCGAGGGGCCGGGGCGCGCGGGCTGTCGGTGGACCTGGACCAGCTCGACGCCGCCGACCACGACCAGCTCGGCCAGGCGCTGGAGGCGGGGCTGGGCGTCGCCCTCGGCGTGGTCCCCACCGCCGAGCCCGCGCAGCCGGTCTCGGAGAAGGCGTCGGTCGAGCGGGTGCTGCGCTGGCTGGACATGCTCGGCTTCGGGCTGGACGAGGTCTCCACCCAGCTGGTGATCACCCCGTCCTGCGGGCTCGCGGGGGCCTCCCCGGCCTGGGCACGTCGTGCCCTGGAGCTGGCCGGAGCGACCGCCCGCGAGCTCAGCCACTGA
- a CDS encoding MFS transporter — MAETALVTPEVTPQEHRRLRWALVLISLAQLMVVLDSTIANIALPYIGDDLDITSANLTWIVTGYALAFGGLLLLGGRLADLFGRRLIFIIGVLIFAVASLTGGLAQNEAMLLVSRGFQGLGAALASPAALALITTTFPAGKERNRAFAVYAAMSGIGAAIGLILGGWLTGLDHPLGIAGWRYTFLIVVPIGLLAAFLAPRFFRESERHAGELDIPGAITGTAGLLGIVYGLSRAGNASYGWGDGQTIASLVVGVVLLAVFIGIESRVEHPLLPFRIFRSRTRAISFVAMMIMPAAMFAMFFFLSLLIQNVVGYSPLKAGFAFVPFSIAMIISAMTASSLISRVDPRYLAGTGTLLAAGALFGFSRISVHESPSASLAVLQGEALGADVNYWTHILPFVVLMALGMGMVFVPLTLTAVHHVQAADSGIGSGVLNTMQQVGGALGLATLSTVALHFSTNRGEELAPGIADAATRAGLAEQLGPRFESTVSELASLTAFTEGATTAFLVGAGMAVVSSVLIWIGLDVKHEELATDGPEGVGVH, encoded by the coding sequence ATGGCTGAGACAGCCCTCGTCACCCCAGAGGTGACACCCCAGGAGCACCGGCGCCTGCGCTGGGCCCTGGTCCTCATCTCGCTGGCCCAGCTGATGGTCGTGCTCGACAGCACGATCGCCAACATCGCGTTGCCCTACATCGGCGACGACCTCGACATCACCTCGGCCAACCTCACCTGGATCGTCACCGGCTACGCGCTGGCGTTCGGAGGACTGCTGCTGCTCGGTGGCCGGCTCGCCGACCTCTTCGGCCGCCGCCTGATCTTCATCATCGGCGTGCTGATCTTCGCGGTCGCCTCGCTGACCGGCGGCCTGGCGCAGAACGAGGCGATGCTGCTGGTCTCCCGCGGCTTCCAGGGACTCGGTGCGGCCCTGGCCTCCCCCGCCGCCCTGGCCCTGATCACCACCACCTTCCCCGCCGGGAAGGAGCGCAACCGGGCGTTCGCCGTGTACGCCGCCATGTCGGGCATCGGTGCCGCGATCGGCCTGATCCTCGGGGGCTGGCTGACCGGCCTGGACCACCCGCTGGGCATCGCCGGCTGGCGGTACACGTTCCTGATCGTGGTGCCGATCGGGCTGCTCGCCGCCTTCCTCGCCCCCCGCTTCTTCCGGGAGTCCGAGCGTCACGCCGGAGAGCTGGACATCCCCGGCGCCATCACCGGGACCGCCGGCCTGCTCGGCATCGTCTACGGGCTCTCCCGCGCCGGGAACGCCTCCTACGGCTGGGGCGACGGGCAGACGATCGCCAGCCTGGTCGTGGGCGTGGTGCTGCTCGCGGTCTTCATCGGGATCGAGTCCCGCGTGGAGCACCCGCTGCTGCCGTTCCGGATCTTCCGCAGCCGCACCCGGGCGATCAGCTTCGTGGCGATGATGATCATGCCCGCGGCGATGTTCGCGATGTTCTTCTTCCTCAGCCTGCTGATCCAGAACGTCGTCGGCTACAGCCCGCTCAAGGCCGGGTTCGCGTTCGTGCCGTTCTCCATCGCCATGATCATCTCGGCGATGACCGCCTCCAGCCTGATCAGCCGGGTGGATCCCCGCTACCTCGCCGGCACCGGCACCCTGTTGGCCGCGGGTGCCCTCTTCGGGTTCTCCCGGATCAGCGTCCACGAGTCACCGTCGGCATCCCTGGCGGTGCTGCAGGGCGAGGCGCTCGGGGCCGACGTCAACTACTGGACCCACATCCTGCCGTTCGTGGTGCTGATGGCCCTGGGCATGGGCATGGTCTTCGTGCCGCTCACCCTGACCGCCGTGCACCACGTCCAGGCCGCCGACTCCGGCATCGGCTCAGGGGTGCTCAACACGATGCAGCAGGTCGGAGGGGCGCTCGGCCTGGCCACGCTCAGCACCGTCGCGCTGCACTTCTCCACCAACCGCGGCGAGGAGCTCGCGCCGGGCATCGCCGACGCCGCGACCCGGGCCGGTCTCGCCGAGCAGCTCGGACCCCGGTTCGAGAGCACCGTGTCCGAGCTGGCGTCGCTGACGGCGTTCACCGAGGGTGCCACCACGGCCTTCCTGGTGGGCGCCGGGATGGCGGTGGTCTCCTCGGTCCTGATCTGGATCGGGCTGGACGTCAAGCACGAGGAGCTGGCCACCGACGGGCCCGAAGGGGTCGGCGTCCACTGA
- a CDS encoding TetR/AcrR family transcriptional regulator: protein MNAPEEGTAARPRVEGDREQEILQATLDVLADLGYDRLTMDAVASAARASKATLYRRWSSKAALVAEAVCSQKTRPPLPDTGTLREDLLTAYCGMGVLRDPRGLALLAAVVTAMGRDEEFAEIYRRDFITPSIKMTGALLERAVARGEARPDLDVSLVAPALPGIVLHRVFLLGEEATPELISRVIDQIILPAVAPTPNPKDSHG, encoded by the coding sequence ATGAACGCACCGGAGGAGGGCACCGCCGCCCGGCCGCGGGTCGAGGGGGACCGTGAGCAGGAGATCCTGCAGGCCACCCTCGACGTCCTGGCCGACCTCGGCTACGACCGCCTCACGATGGACGCGGTCGCCAGCGCCGCCCGCGCCAGCAAGGCCACGCTCTACCGGCGCTGGAGCAGCAAGGCGGCTCTGGTCGCCGAGGCGGTCTGCTCCCAGAAGACCAGGCCGCCGCTCCCCGACACCGGCACCCTGCGCGAGGACCTGCTCACCGCCTACTGCGGCATGGGCGTGCTGCGCGACCCCCGCGGCCTGGCACTGCTCGCCGCGGTCGTGACCGCGATGGGTCGTGACGAGGAGTTCGCCGAGATCTACCGGCGCGACTTCATCACGCCCAGCATCAAGATGACCGGGGCCCTCCTGGAACGGGCCGTCGCCCGGGGCGAGGCCCGTCCCGACCTCGACGTCTCGCTGGTCGCCCCGGCGCTGCCCGGGATCGTCCTGCACCGCGTCTTCCTGCTCGGCGAGGAAGCCACCCCCGAGCTCATCTCCCGGGTGATCGACCAGATCATCCTCCCGGCCGTCGCGCCGACCCCGAACCCGAAGGATTCCCATGGCTGA
- the ligA gene encoding NAD-dependent DNA ligase LigA: MSTPEVTPATPDARDRHQALSEEIEDARWRYYVLDAPTLDDADFDRRMRELEALEETHPELRTPDSPTQKVGGAVSTEFTPVDHLRPMESLDNAFSFEEVQAWYARLARDGIAGPDLLCELKVDGLAINILYEQGRLVRALTRGDGRTGEDVTPNVKTIDSVPHRLTGTEEFPVPELVEVRGEVFLPAEAFERLNSAMADAGKPLFANPRNAAAGSLRQKDPRVTATRSLGMVCHGIGARQGFEPATQSGSYDALRAWGLPTSDQVRVVPTLGEVEAFIEHVGEHRHTIVGYEIDGVVIKVDDVTLQRRLGSTSRAPRWAIAYKYPPEEVNAKLLSIEVNTGRTGRVTPFGVMEPTRVAGSTVERATLHNAHEVKRKDVRPGDTVILRKAGDVIPEIVGPVLPLRPDGLAEWVMPTQCPSCGTTLVQQKEGDKDLRCPNHRKCPAQLLDRVFHVAGRGAFDIEGLGSEAAGALLQAGVIVDEGDIFDLTRDQLLRTELFTRAAKKTELDGASSGRVLSANGERLLDNLDRAKAAPLWRVVVALSIRHVGPTAARALATEFGSLDAIRDADEQQLADTEGVGPTIAASVREWFDGEQGDWHRDIVEKWRAAGVTMADERDESVPRTLEGLTLVVTGSLERFTRDSAKEAIIARGGKASGSVSKKTDYVVLGENAGSKADKAEQLGVPTLDESGFERLLAEGPDGL, translated from the coding sequence ATGAGCACGCCCGAGGTCACCCCCGCCACCCCGGATGCCCGCGACCGCCACCAGGCGCTCTCGGAGGAGATCGAGGACGCGCGCTGGCGCTACTACGTGCTGGACGCGCCCACCCTCGACGACGCCGACTTCGACCGGAGGATGCGTGAGCTCGAGGCGCTCGAGGAGACGCACCCGGAGCTGCGCACGCCCGACTCGCCCACCCAGAAGGTCGGCGGCGCGGTCTCCACCGAGTTCACCCCCGTCGACCACCTGCGGCCGATGGAGTCCCTCGACAACGCCTTCTCCTTCGAGGAGGTCCAGGCCTGGTACGCGCGTCTGGCCCGCGACGGGATCGCCGGGCCCGACCTGCTCTGCGAGCTCAAGGTGGACGGCCTGGCGATTAACATCCTCTACGAGCAGGGCCGGCTGGTCCGTGCGCTGACCCGCGGCGACGGCCGGACCGGCGAGGACGTCACCCCCAACGTCAAGACCATCGACTCGGTGCCGCACCGGCTCACCGGCACCGAGGAGTTCCCCGTCCCCGAGCTGGTCGAGGTGCGCGGAGAGGTGTTCCTCCCCGCCGAGGCCTTCGAGCGGCTCAACTCCGCGATGGCCGACGCCGGCAAGCCGCTGTTCGCCAACCCGCGCAACGCCGCGGCCGGCTCGCTGCGTCAGAAGGACCCCCGGGTCACGGCCACCCGGTCCCTGGGCATGGTCTGCCACGGGATCGGTGCTCGGCAGGGCTTCGAGCCGGCCACCCAGTCCGGCTCCTACGACGCCCTGCGTGCCTGGGGCCTGCCCACCTCCGACCAGGTGAGGGTGGTGCCGACGCTGGGTGAGGTCGAGGCCTTCATCGAGCACGTGGGGGAGCACCGGCACACCATCGTCGGCTACGAGATCGACGGCGTGGTGATCAAGGTCGACGACGTCACCCTGCAGCGGCGCCTCGGCTCGACCAGCCGGGCGCCGCGGTGGGCGATCGCCTACAAGTACCCGCCGGAGGAGGTCAACGCCAAGCTGCTCTCCATCGAGGTCAACACCGGCCGGACGGGCCGGGTGACGCCGTTCGGCGTCATGGAGCCCACCCGGGTGGCCGGTTCGACCGTGGAGCGGGCCACCCTGCACAACGCCCACGAGGTCAAGCGCAAGGACGTGCGCCCCGGGGACACCGTGATCCTGCGCAAGGCCGGGGACGTGATCCCTGAGATCGTCGGGCCGGTGCTGCCACTGCGCCCCGACGGACTCGCGGAGTGGGTCATGCCGACCCAGTGCCCCTCGTGCGGCACGACGTTGGTGCAGCAGAAGGAGGGTGACAAGGACCTGAGGTGTCCCAACCACCGCAAGTGCCCCGCCCAGCTGCTGGACCGCGTCTTCCACGTCGCGGGTCGGGGCGCGTTCGACATCGAGGGACTGGGCAGCGAGGCCGCCGGGGCGCTGCTCCAGGCCGGGGTGATCGTCGACGAGGGCGACATCTTCGACCTCACCAGGGACCAGCTGCTCCGTACCGAGCTGTTCACCCGAGCCGCCAAGAAGACCGAGCTGGACGGTGCGTCGTCCGGGCGCGTGCTCAGCGCGAACGGCGAGCGGCTGCTGGACAACCTCGACCGGGCCAAGGCGGCCCCGCTGTGGCGGGTCGTGGTCGCGCTGTCCATCCGGCACGTCGGCCCCACCGCGGCGCGTGCCCTGGCCACGGAGTTCGGGTCCCTGGACGCCATCCGGGACGCCGACGAGCAGCAGCTGGCCGACACCGAGGGCGTGGGCCCGACCATCGCGGCCTCGGTGCGCGAGTGGTTCGACGGCGAGCAGGGCGACTGGCACCGCGACATCGTGGAGAAGTGGCGGGCGGCCGGGGTCACCATGGCCGACGAGCGCGACGAGTCGGTGCCGCGCACCCTGGAGGGACTGACCCTGGTGGTGACCGGCTCCTTGGAGCGGTTCACCCGCGACTCCGCCAAGGAGGCGATCATCGCCCGCGGCGGCAAGGCGTCGGGCTCGGTGTCGAAGAAGACCGACTACGTCGTGCTCGGGGAGAACGCCGGCTCCAAGGCGGACAAGGCCGAGCAGCTCGGGGTCCCGACCCTGGACGAGTCCGGCTTCGAGCGGTTGCTGGCCGAGGGCCCGGACGGGCTCTGA
- the gatC gene encoding Asp-tRNA(Asn)/Glu-tRNA(Gln) amidotransferase subunit GatC, whose protein sequence is MPEITRDEVAHLADLARIDLSDAELDHLAPQLSVILESVASISEVASADVPPTSHALPLTNVFREDVVVPGLTAEQALSGAPASEQQRFSVPRILGDEQ, encoded by the coding sequence ATGCCCGAAATCACCCGCGACGAGGTCGCTCACCTGGCGGACCTCGCCCGGATCGACCTGTCAGACGCCGAGCTCGACCACCTCGCCCCGCAGCTGAGCGTGATCCTGGAGTCGGTGGCGTCCATCAGCGAGGTGGCCAGTGCCGACGTCCCGCCGACGTCGCACGCCCTGCCGCTGACCAACGTCTTCCGCGAGGACGTCGTGGTGCCCGGCCTGACCGCCGAGCAGGCCCTGTCGGGGGCGCCCGCCTCGGAGCAGCAGCGCTTCTCCGTGCCGCGGATCCTGGGGGACGAGCAGTGA
- the gatA gene encoding Asp-tRNA(Asn)/Glu-tRNA(Gln) amidotransferase subunit GatA: MDWTRRSAAELVEALAAGEVTSVELTTAFLDRIAEVDGQVRAFLHVDAEGALATARASDERRAAGELLSDLDGVPIAVKDVLTTAGLPTTCGSKILEGWIPPYDATVVRKLKEAGLPILGKTNMDEFAMGSSTEHSAYGPTHNPWDLERIPGGSGGGSAAAVASFQAPLAIGTDTGGSIRQPGAVTGTVGVKPTYGGVSRYGLVALANSLDQAGPVTRTVLDSALLHELIGGHDPLDSTSIPTEMPSFVEAARVGAGKDLTGVKVGVITELRGEGWQPGVMARFDEAVELMVSAGAEVVEVSCPNFVHAMAAYYLILPAEASSNLAKFDAMRFGLRVLPEGVDAPSAEEVMRATRDAGFGDEVKRRIILGTYALSSGYYDAYYGQAQKVRTLIARDFEAAFAEVDVLVSPTAPTTAFKLGEKLDDPLAMYLNDLATIPANLAGTPGISVPSGLADEDGLPAGLQVLAPALADDRLYRVGAAVEALLEEKWGGAILDRAPELKGASA, from the coding sequence GTGGACTGGACCCGCAGGAGCGCCGCCGAGCTGGTCGAGGCCCTCGCCGCCGGCGAGGTGACCAGCGTCGAGCTGACCACCGCCTTCCTGGACCGCATCGCCGAGGTCGACGGCCAGGTCCGGGCCTTCCTGCACGTGGACGCCGAAGGTGCGCTGGCCACCGCCCGCGCCAGCGACGAGCGCCGTGCCGCAGGTGAGCTGCTCAGCGACCTGGACGGGGTGCCGATCGCGGTCAAGGACGTGCTGACCACCGCCGGGCTGCCCACCACCTGCGGCTCCAAGATCCTCGAGGGCTGGATCCCGCCGTACGACGCCACCGTGGTGCGCAAGCTCAAGGAGGCCGGCCTGCCCATCCTGGGCAAGACCAACATGGACGAGTTCGCGATGGGCTCCTCCACCGAGCACTCCGCCTACGGCCCGACCCACAACCCGTGGGACCTGGAGCGCATCCCGGGCGGCTCCGGTGGCGGCTCCGCCGCCGCGGTGGCCTCCTTCCAGGCGCCCCTGGCGATCGGCACCGACACCGGCGGCTCCATCCGCCAGCCGGGCGCCGTGACGGGCACCGTGGGCGTGAAGCCGACGTACGGCGGGGTGTCCCGCTACGGCCTGGTGGCCCTGGCCAACTCCCTGGACCAGGCTGGGCCGGTCACCCGCACCGTCCTGGACTCCGCCCTGCTGCACGAGCTGATCGGCGGGCACGACCCGCTGGACAGCACGTCCATCCCCACCGAGATGCCCTCCTTCGTCGAGGCCGCCCGGGTGGGCGCCGGCAAGGACCTCACCGGAGTCAAGGTCGGGGTCATCACCGAGCTGCGCGGCGAGGGCTGGCAGCCCGGGGTGATGGCCCGCTTCGACGAGGCGGTCGAGCTCATGGTCTCCGCCGGCGCGGAGGTCGTGGAGGTGTCCTGCCCGAACTTCGTGCACGCGATGGCCGCCTACTACCTGATCCTGCCCGCCGAGGCCTCCAGCAACCTGGCCAAGTTCGACGCGATGCGCTTCGGCCTGCGGGTGCTCCCCGAGGGCGTCGACGCGCCGAGCGCCGAGGAGGTCATGCGCGCCACCCGCGACGCCGGGTTCGGCGACGAGGTCAAGCGCCGGATCATCCTGGGCACCTACGCCCTGTCCAGCGGCTACTACGACGCCTACTACGGCCAGGCCCAGAAGGTGCGCACCCTGATCGCGCGCGACTTCGAGGCCGCCTTCGCCGAGGTCGACGTCCTGGTCTCCCCGACAGCGCCCACCACGGCGTTCAAGCTGGGGGAGAAGCTGGACGACCCGCTGGCGATGTACCTCAACGACCTGGCCACCATCCCGGCCAACCTGGCCGGCACCCCGGGCATCTCGGTGCCCAGCGGGCTGGCTGACGAGGACGGGCTGCCCGCCGGCCTGCAGGTGCTGGCTCCGGCGCTGGCCGACGACCGGCTCTACCGGGTCGGTGCCGCGGTCGAGGCACTGCTGGAGGAGAAGTGGGGTGGTGCGATCCTCGACCGCGCCCCTGAGCTGAAGGGAGCGTCGGCATGA
- the gatB gene encoding Asp-tRNA(Asn)/Glu-tRNA(Gln) amidotransferase subunit GatB, with protein MSGLDERSTELVSFEEALEKYDPAMGLEVHVELNTLTKMFCGCPTEFGAEPNTQVCPTCLGLPGAMPAVNRKAVESAIRIGLALNCDIAEWCRFARKNYFYPDMPKNFQTSQYDEPIAFDGFMDVTIEGADGEPETFRVEIERAHMEEDTGKTLHVGGATGRIHGADYSLVDYNRAGIPLIEIVTRPIMGARDRAPEIAKAYVTQLRQLIVALGVSDARMDQGSIRADVNLSLAPKGTGGLGTRTETKNVNSLRSVERAVRYEMRRHAAVLESGSSILQETRHWHEDTGVTTSGREKSDAEDYRYFPEPDLVPVAPSREWVEELRGTLPENPTQKRARLQAEWGFSDLEMRDTVGAGALLLIEETIAAGTTPQAARKWWLGEMARRANETGTEIDALGVTPTQVAQVQKLVDAGTLNDKLARQVFDGLLAGEGTPEEIVAARGLAIVSDDGALGAAVDNAIAANPDVADKIRDGKVAAAGALIGAVMKEMRGQADAGRVRELILEKLA; from the coding sequence ATGAGTGGTCTCGACGAGCGTTCGACCGAGCTGGTCTCCTTCGAGGAGGCGCTGGAGAAGTACGACCCCGCGATGGGCCTGGAGGTCCACGTGGAGCTGAACACGCTCACCAAGATGTTCTGCGGCTGCCCGACCGAGTTCGGCGCCGAGCCCAACACCCAGGTGTGCCCCACGTGCCTGGGCCTGCCCGGCGCGATGCCGGCGGTGAACCGCAAGGCGGTGGAGAGCGCCATCCGGATCGGCCTGGCCCTGAACTGCGACATCGCCGAGTGGTGCCGGTTCGCCCGGAAGAACTACTTCTACCCGGACATGCCGAAGAACTTCCAGACCTCCCAGTACGACGAGCCCATCGCCTTCGACGGCTTCATGGACGTCACCATCGAGGGCGCCGACGGTGAGCCGGAGACCTTCCGGGTCGAGATCGAGCGGGCCCACATGGAGGAGGACACCGGCAAGACGCTGCACGTCGGTGGCGCCACCGGTCGCATCCACGGTGCCGACTACTCCTTGGTCGACTACAACCGCGCCGGCATCCCGCTGATCGAGATCGTCACCCGCCCCATCATGGGCGCCCGTGACCGGGCCCCCGAGATCGCCAAGGCGTACGTCACCCAGCTGCGCCAGCTGATCGTCGCCCTCGGGGTCTCCGACGCCCGCATGGACCAGGGCTCGATCCGGGCCGACGTCAACCTCTCCCTGGCGCCCAAGGGCACCGGGGGCCTGGGCACCCGCACGGAGACCAAGAACGTCAACTCGCTGCGCTCGGTGGAGCGGGCGGTGCGCTACGAGATGCGTCGGCACGCCGCGGTGCTGGAGTCCGGGTCCTCGATCCTGCAGGAGACCCGGCACTGGCACGAGGACACCGGCGTGACCACCAGCGGCCGCGAGAAGTCCGACGCCGAGGACTACCGCTACTTCCCCGAGCCCGACCTGGTGCCGGTGGCGCCGTCGCGCGAGTGGGTGGAGGAGCTGCGCGGCACGCTGCCGGAGAACCCGACCCAGAAGCGGGCGCGGCTGCAGGCCGAGTGGGGGTTCTCCGACCTGGAGATGCGCGACACCGTCGGCGCGGGCGCTCTGCTGCTGATCGAGGAGACGATCGCGGCCGGGACCACCCCGCAGGCCGCCCGCAAGTGGTGGCTGGGCGAGATGGCCCGGCGCGCCAACGAGACCGGGACCGAGATCGACGCGCTGGGCGTCACCCCCACCCAGGTCGCGCAGGTGCAGAAGCTGGTCGACGCGGGCACCCTCAACGACAAGCTGGCCCGTCAGGTCTTCGACGGCCTGCTGGCCGGTGAGGGCACCCCCGAGGAGATCGTCGCGGCCCGCGGGCTGGCGATCGTCTCCGACGACGGCGCGCTGGGTGCCGCGGTCGACAACGCCATCGCGGCCAACCCGGACGTGGCCGACAAGATCCGGGACGGCAAGGTGGCTGCGGCCGGTGCGCTCATCGGTGCGGTCATGAAGGAGATGCGCGGTCAGGCCGACGCCGGCCGGGTGCGCGAGCTGATCCTGGAGAAGCTGGCCTGA